Within Rhododendron vialii isolate Sample 1 chromosome 12a, ASM3025357v1, the genomic segment CCACCAATATATTCACAAGTAACACAGTTTCTTGTGCGAGTATGAATAATGCAATCaagaaatttcacaaaaattgtCCACTATGCCACACAAGAACTCAAAAAAGTTATtttagataataaaaaaaaaaaacatacacatTTTTTTGGCAAGTGTAGAtaacaatgaatttttttagtttaagaaaaaaaaaacttatctagATTGATGGATGTTCATAGTATATTGAGGTGAGTGTTCAAATACAAAATAACGTAATTAGGCTATTTAAATTGGATTGATTTGTGGATTGATTTTTTGGGCCTGGTATTCAAATATTTTATGTATCGGGTGTTCAAAAGAAAAGCTGGCATAAAATTTCTACATGTATTATGaacaaaagaatttttttttttgagggtgTTCATGTGACCATCCAAAGGTCAATGTGGAGCCGCGCAAGTAGTACGAGTTTGCCTCTTTTTGGTTCATGCATATAAAGTTTGAGTTAGCCTAAGGCGGAATAAATTTCTGGTTCCGCTCTtgggttgggttataagtgggcGAGTTTAGACGGGTTTATAAAAATGGATTGAAATTGTCACCTCTAATATATACCCTTTTTAATTTCTGATCAGGTTAATTCACTATAGGAGACGTACGTGGAACGGTGGAAACAtactatttcttttttgaaattgtggaaatatatataataattcatGCATATGTATACTTGATCTCCACGACCCACTAGctaacaccaccaccactttccGATTTCGCCTACGATTCTCTGCCCAAAGCTCACTTCTAAACAAAAGCCCAATAAGGTGACTTCTGCTGGAACCAGGCCAAATTATGAAACACACAATCGCGAAGAATAATAAgaacaagaaacaagaaaaacaagacaccCAGATTTTATTTAAGTATGGGCCATGGGGCCGGGGAGAGAATTGTGAACGTTTCATGGCGGTCAGGGGATGGGTGGTGTTGGCAAAAACCATGGAGGCAGTCAGGTGGGCGTTTGGCTAGGTTACTCATATAGAAAGTGCATGGTCAAGTTGGTGTGCAGCAGCTATGGAGATGCAAGTCATTTATGTACTTACATGGTGCAAGCCATAATAGTGTTAGTCAAGTTTTATGCAGGATGTGCAAGTTTGTTGGCCGGAGGTTGAGGTACAAGTTGTTAATGTAAAATGTGAAAGTCGTTTATGAtcttttgataactcagatgtCCAGGGCCAGCTCActcgcatctcgactaattcggAGGCCAATTCCACCGACCACTTGCAAATAACCCAATTAATGTCGGAGTAAGGTCCGTATATAATAAACTGGCCTCAATGGAATTGATAGCACCAAAGAGATTtcaaacctgagaccttaggaaGGAGCAAACCGTTATGTCCTAGGTAGTTTGTCCCTTTCGCCACTGACCAAAAAATTTCCGTTGAATTTTATAGCTTCACTCAGTATCTCATGCTAAGGTGTTTGAGGAAACGCTGCAAACAATTGTTGGAAACCAAAACTTGCAATCATTGTGGAAACCAAGTCTCAAACAAAGCATGAGTTTGAAAAGCCCCCTTGGTTCTTGGATCCAAGAATAAAGATTAAACCTCCCACGAAAAATTGCATGCTTTGAAAAATCATTGAAGGACAGGTCTTGCTAACCACCGTGCATTGGCTTGAAGTTTAGCTAGACCCAATGCAATAACATTTAGCGCATCGTAATATACATTTTACGTATTTCAATACACTatatatgtttttaattttttatgcaaTTTTATATGCTACTTATGCACACGTCTGAGGCTATTGGCAATTGATGTGTTAGTGTCTAACTGGTATTGAACTTTTATTTGCAGCTATAGACTTGATGAGAAATGTCCAAGTACAAGCAATAATAGGTCTACAAACATGCACCGAAGCAGATTTTGTGATTGACATTGGGCACAAAACGCAAGTTCCTATAATATCTTCGGCGACAAGTCCTTCTCTGTCGCCCAAGGACAACCCATACTTCATTCGAGGGGCACATAATGGCTCTTCTCAGGTTCAATCCCTTGCCGCTATAGTTAAGGCCTTCAGTTGGAGAGAGGTTGTGCTAATTTATGAGGATACCGATTATGGACGGGGAATAGGTCCTTATTTAGCTGATTCTTTGCTAGGGGTTGGTTCTCAGGTACGTTATCGAAGTATTATGTCTCTTTCAGCCACAGACGATCACATTCTAAAAGAACTCTACAACCTAAAGACAAAGCAAACCAGGGTTTTTGTGGTGCATATGTTACCATCTTTAGCTTCTCGTCTTTTCTTGAAGGTGCAAGAAGCTGAAATGATGAACAAGGGATATGCCTGGATCATTACAGATGGGCTTACGAGTCGTTTAGAGTCTGTGGATCCTAAGATCATAGGTTTGATGCAAGGGGTCATAGGTGTGAAACCTTATGTTCCAAACTCGAGTGAGCTTCAAAACTTTACTGAAAGATGGAGAAAGAGATTTCGTCAAGAGAATCCAAACATAGATAGATTTGAACTAAATATGCTTGGACTGTGGGCGTATGACAGTGCCACGATGTTAGCCATGGCAGTTGATAGTTCCGGTATTTCTCGATCAAAATTCAAGAAACCAGTCACTACAAGCAACTTGGCAGATTTAGCTGCAATTGGATCCTCCGAAATGGGACCAAGGCTCCTTCAATCAATAAAGAACACTAGATTTCAGGGGTTGAGTGGTGAATTTAACCTAGTGGATGGGCAGTTGCAACCATCGGCCTTTCAAATAGTCAATGTAATTGGAAAGGGGGAGAGGGAAATTGGATTCTGGACTAGGGAATCTGGCATATCAAAGAAGCTTATATTGGCCAGGAATGGGAATTACACCACTAACAAAGAAGATCCTGGAGCCATCATTTGGCCCGGTGAATCTAATCTTGTACCCAAAGGTTGGGAAATTCCAACAGGTGAATATAAATTGAGGGTGGGAGTTCCTGCCAACAGTGGTTTTCCTAAATTGGTCAAAGTGGAAACGGATTCTGAAACTAATGTCGTGGATGCAACTGGTTTCTGCATAGATGTGTTCAAAGAAGTCATACACTCACTACCATATGCTGTCCCCTATGATTTTGTTTCCTTCGAAAGCGATAGACCTGGAAGTTACGATGATCTTGTTCATCAGATCTTTCTTGGGGTAATCAAATTTGCAGTATGAATTTgctatgtttctcattttctgtTTGTCAAGTTCAAGTAACTAAGTTTGTGTCAATCTTCAGAACTACGATGCAGTTGTGGGTGATGTAACGATTCTAGCAAACAGAGCGAGGTTTGCGGATTTCACATTGCCATTCATGGAGTCCAGTGTGGCTATGGTCGTTCGAATAGAGGATGATGAGAGGAAGAATGCATGGATTTTCATGAAACCCCTGAAATTGGACTTGTGGTTAACAACTGGGGCATTTTTCATCTTCACTGGTTTTGTGGTTTGGGTTCTAGAACATCGCGTAAACAAAGAATTCCGAGGCCCAGCTCACAAGCAAGTCGGAATGATATTCTGGTTCTCCTTCTCCACACTCGTGTTTGCCCATAGTAATACACCCTTATCTCAGTAGTTCTTTTACACATGCTCCATAGTTAGTAAAGATAGTTAGCATCTGTTTATTTCCGttatttttaagctttttaATAATAATTTCAATGTTGTCATTGAATAGGCTAGATGCATATTGAATAGAACATTAGCGCCGCAAAAAAGTattatttggtgacaaaatgtTTCTCACAAAACAGGAACTGGtttgctttttgtttgttttctcagAGGAGAAAGTGGTCAGCAACTTATCGAGATTTGTGGTAATCGTGTGGGTTTTCGTAGTGCTGGTACTAACATCGAGTTATACAGCGAGCTTAACATCAATGTTAACAGTACAAAAGCTCCAACCCAGTGTCACAAGTATTATGGACCTGAAAATGAATAAAGAATATGTAGGCTCCCAAACCGGTACTTTTGTCAATGGGCTATTGAAGAGAGAGGGATTTGATCCCTCCAAGCTTAGGAACTATAGCACTTTTGAAGAGTATGATGAAGCCCTGTCCACAAGAAGTGTTGCAGCAATTATTGATGAGGTCCCTTATATAAGGCTGTTCCTTGCCAACCCCTTATATTGTACCAAGTATACTATGGTTGGACCATTCTTCAAGACAGTTGGCTTTGGAtttgtaagtctctctctctctctctctctctctctctctctctctctctctctctctctctctctctctgtgcacgcGTGCATTGTCTTGAAATATATTTGCATGTCCTATGGAGTTGGGAAAAATATAATTCGCAAAACAGAGTTTTTCACtcaattgattttaaaattgtGAAATACAATGATTGGAATTTAAGATTTAAACAAAACTACACATCCTACtcatgtattatttttaatagcaTCAACTCTATAGTTTCTTGTATTACTCGATTGCTAGCTCTATATGGGTGTTTGTTGTGGCTTTAATgcaacaattttatttttattttttatctacgCTTAAATGCAACAActtatgacttttttttgtctagaaAGTTGTTTGCATTAGTTTGGCATATTGTTGTCTTCTACTCGCGCCaaaaaacaactttaaaaaaaaaaaaaaaaacactttcgaGAAGCTTCATTAACGTATGTTTTTTCTTCCACCACAAGTTCAGCAGTAACAAAGTGTGTATGTTTTATGTGGATCTTTACTTGCAGGCGTTTCCAAAGGGATCTCCCCTTGTACCTGACGTTTCAAGAGCAATCTTAAATGTAACCGACGGAGATAAATTCACTCAAATTCAAAGCCAATTGTTTCGGGAAGAAGTTGAATGTGCAGAGCAAGATGGTGCCAGGGTCACATCTGGCAGCCTCAATGTCGAAAGTTTTAAGGGTCTTTTCCTAGTTGCCGCCACATCTTTGAGTTTTGCTCTCATCCTATTCCTGTCTATCTTCTTATACGACAACAGAGTGATCTTGGCTTCTAACAACTCGTCACTATGGCAAAAGCTAATTGCAATGGCAAAAAACTTCGACAGGGAAAAAGAGAACACATATGATGCATCCAAGAAAACAAATCTAGCAAATGAAGGGATGACAGTGGCTTCTGATCGCCCAGAAAGTCCTTCTCGGCTTGCAGAATGGATTTTTATTCCAGATGAAGGGTTTGCTACAACGAAAACCAATACCCCAATTCATGAAACTATAGAAATGGTAGAAATTAGTGAAGAACGATAAGGATTTTCAAATGTAAAATTGTGCTAGAAAGCTCAATTCTTTCTTGTAACACTAGGTCAAAATGTATAGATTGCTTCCTTAATTTAGAGAGTTGGGAGCTTTTCGTTCACTATCCTGTTGTATATTACCGATCTAATTGCATGATATTATGCATTGATTACTAGTTTTTATCAATGAAAAATATTCCATTCAATTCTCTATACTCCCCAAGTGCATGCATTGATTATGTGTTTGGCAGTCCACCCGCTCTTTcatagccttttttttttttttttaaaaggtcaATATCATATAACACAAAATCAGCGTGGTACATCAGAGTCtagtaaaaattacaaattgggCGGAATACAATCCGAATAGAAAACACAATTTCTACTAAGGCAATTTGCAACAAGCCAATGCGCAACTTTGTTTTTCTCCCTACAACACCAAACAAACGACCATTTCCTAGAGATAGCCCATTCCTTGATGTCATCCATCAGTGCACTAATCTCCCAAGGACCAGAAGACTTGGGATCCTTGAAGCAGTTTGATAAGTTCCAAACAATCAGACTCAAAAATTGCTTCAAAGATGTCCAGTTCCATTGCTATGTTGCAAGCAATTCTGAGAGCCAATGCATCAATGGTAATGGCTAAAGGTGCAACCGTTTTACCCATACGCCAAAAATGAGCTTCTCTACCACTATCTCTCGCGATAACGCCAAAGGCAGTCAGCTTGCGGGAGGATTTAAAAGCTCCGTCAACGTTAAACTTAACGACAGGAAAGGGAGGAGGGATCCATCTATTATCCCTGACCTATCGAGTGTTACTAGGTTTTGGACCCTTGAACAAAGCAAGCAGGTAGTCACAGTTAGCCACCAAAGCTGCTTCAATGGTCTCCTTTGGATTCAGAGGTTTGCCCGAAAAGAAGAAGGCATTCCTTGATTTTCACATAGCCCAGCACTCATGAAAGATGACAGCCATGTCTTCCATTGTAGTTTTTTTAGCCATATTACCACAGAGAACGTCTTCCATCCACTTACTGGTCGAAGTGATATCATGATCCACAGTCCAGAAAGATTTCCCGCTACTGAACCACACAGCTCtctgaaaataaacacaattgtggagtaattttctgataattccattcatcgtagttgtacaatatatatagtacaaacattaacaaggaaagaatacaagattacatgaaaatattctacaactacggcataaaataagattacacaattaaggatattgaccaaatcaaatattgaccaaatcatatccttaattctagcactccccctcaagatggagcatgtatatcgcacatgcctaacttgtctaaagagtgactGAAAACACTGCTGGCAATAGCTTTGGTAAAGACATTggctagttggtctgcagacttcacaaacgagaaagcaatgattccggcttcaagtttttctttaatgaagtgtctatcaatttccacatgcttcgtccgatcgtgttggactggattatgagcaatctctatagcagaagtgttatcacaatacagcttcattgttttctgagagtgaatacccaaatccttaagcaagttcCTTAACCACagtaactcacatactccaaaagccatgcctctatattcagcttctgcacttgaccttgctaccaccggttgttttttactcctccaagtcacaaggttgccccctacaaaagtaaagtatcctgatgtagattttctgtcgtcagatgaaccagcccaatctgcatcagtgtaaccttctaccttcaagtgattattcttgctgaacaataaccctttacccggagcagactttaaatatcgcaatatgcgttccatagcatccatgtgaggtttacgaggatcatgcataaactggcttactacgcatactgaataagcaatatctggcctagtatgggacaagtaaattaattttcccacaGTCTCTGGTACcttgctttatcagtagaagttgcatgtaaacaattaaacaacttgtgattttgttcaataggggtatttgcatgcttacagccaagcatacctgtttcagttaacaaATCAAGAAtgtattttcgttgagacaagaaaataccattctttgagcgggctacctcgattctgagaaagtattttaaatctccaagttgtttcatttcaaactctaaggccaagtgtcgttgtaagctctcaatttcttcttgatcatctcctgtcaccaccatgtcatcgacatatataatcaaagcagtaatcttacccattcgatgctttaaaaacaacgtatggtctgagttgctttgtttatatccgaagctcttcatagacttggtaaatctaccgaaccaagctcttggagactgttttaacctatacaacgcctttttaaatttgcataccattgtaatatctgagtatttttccacaccTGGTGGGGGgtccatatacacttcctctgtaagatctccatgtaaaaaagcattttttacatcaaactgaagaagtggccaatctcggttcaccgccaaagacaggagcactctgactgtattaagtttggcaacaggtgcaaaagtttcctgatagtcaaccccataagattgcgtatatccttttgcaaccaatcgagctttatacctctcaattgtcccatctgcgttatgcttgaccgcaaagacccatctacatcccacggtcttttttcctttcggtagagtcacaagctcccaagtatcatttttctcaagcgctgccatttcttttgccatggcttgagtccatctatcatctgctagagcctcctgcattttactaggaataggaacaTATGATAACTGTAGCATATAAGACAcatatgacttggacagtttttgacaagacacatgattactaatggggtatctaacgttggatttaggatccggctcatatttaacaggtggtacaccacgattagaacgaggcggaagacgatattgagacacttgagattcagaaaaaagatcatcactacaagtggagttagggttagtggatacctctagaggaatctcagaagaagactggctcagtggttgtgtggaattgttgggaggcattgtactatcatgaagagcattatcttcagtatgagacgtctctggttcaacaaccgataactcttccctttcatctgaaaattcaccctgtcctgaagaatctctggacgaagaaatattttccgaggtaaaaaatgcttccagttctgcataatttatcacttcgtctgaattctcccctggaaatggtaaattaggagttggcgccctgtaaaaaagttcggtctcgtggaaggtaatatccatggaaacataaagccttcgagtttttgatcaaaacacttgtagccttttttattgttcccatatcccacaaaaacacacttcaaagcacGAGATTCAAGAATAGTCCGTTGGCGCGGATGCAAATAAACATAAActacacacccaaaaatttgtggagccagaagtactactggtgggagagtgcaatggtcagaaagggcatccaatggtcttcgaaaattaagaacactggatggcgtacggttcattaaatagaccgtcgaattcaaagcttcaccccacaagtaaataggaacatgacccccaattaaaagagaccgagtaatttccaataaatgtcgattttttcgcTCTGCAACACCATTTTGTGGAGGAGAATCTAtgcaagatgtttggtgaataattccttcagagtgcataaattccatcaattctttcttttcgtactcatcaccattatcagaacaaaagacttttattggaacaccaaactgagtagttatcatttgatggaacatgcgaaaaattgaacaaacatcactcttgtgtttcatttgataaacccaagtcatgcgagtgcaatcatcaacaaaagttataaaccacctcatcccattaagagtagaaattggggccggtccccaaacatctgaatgaactaatgaaaaaggtaaatctgttttatgatcactcaaatgaaaagtagtacgatggctttttgctttcacacaagttttgcaaacaaaatctgaaagattacatccatgaaacaaggatggaaataatctcctaagatagccaaaggaaggatgtcccagtctcctatgccataaccaaatttcctctttttcttattCATCGAATCTCCATTTACCATAAGAGTGTgcccttttttatcggattgttggaatccatcttcaagatagtacaatctgcccatttgtctaccactaccaatcttctcccgagtatggatgttctgaaagacatagtaagtaggaaaaaatagagcaacacaatcatgagatttggctaattgattcacagagagaatattacaatttaacgaCGGCACAATAAGACATCCTAGATTTCTAACGtggaagataatggaactgtaccaactccaataaccgGAGATGATACACCATTAGCAGTGGTAATAGtggctttggaacatttaggagataaatgactaaacttataacgatcacaagtcatatggtctgttgcgccagagtcaattatccaattactatttctagtaaaagacataccagacttagcagtgaatgcaagggttgtggctagatttgcttttggatcaGAGTTCGCCTCCTTATGAGATGCCTTCTTATCCTTTGGATGCCATTCTGGATACCCATGAAGTCGGAAACACGTGTCCACAGTATGACCAGTACCATTACAGTGAGTacattttttatctttctttgagATGGTCATCTTCCGAGAAGCCATTACAATCCCTTCTCCAATATTTTCTCCAAGCATAGCATCTTGGCGATTAGCTTCCGAACACACTATAGCATAAGCTGCTTGTATATCAGGAAGTGGTTTTGTAGACAGTACACGACCTCGAACCCCATCTAAATGAGGATCAAGACCAGCCAAAAACTTATACACACGTTCAGAATTAACCTTTGTGGTGTATATAGCAATATCATTAGCACACTCCATAATACATGCATCAATATCATCAAGTTCTTGCCATATTTTCTGTAGTTTGCCAAAGTCAGAAATAACAAAACCTCCATTCTGGCGGACAGAAAATACCTCGCAATGAAGTTGATAGGCTTTTGACGCATCCTGATCAACCGAATACGTGTTTTTAACTGCCTCCCATATCTCCTTTGCCGTAGAGAATCGAAGAAAGAGAGACCGAATATCCTTTGTCATCGCATCAAGAAGCCAAGATTTGACCACGCAGTTTTCATCCTCCCATTCTTCATACTCTtctgactttttatttgatggagCAGCCTTGGTACCCGAAATATAACCCCAACGTTTTCTCCCACGGATTTTATTTCGGGCATTCAAAGACCACTCCGCATAATTGGTACCGTCCAGCCGTTTCGGAGTGATGAGAGAGGATGTTTCCTGCATATGGAGACCAGACACAATAGTTGAAGATtcgttcttctttggtgatttagcaCCATTTACTTCAGTCATGGTGGcactaaaagaaaattttgcagcggaatgatatgaacagaaacaccaacaattgtgaatacaggacctacttcaattcctagagtttaagaaaaggagattgaaggtggctctgataccatgaaaataaacacaattgtggag encodes:
- the LOC131309954 gene encoding glutamate receptor 2.8-like, giving the protein MQKQSRYSNSQLHGLLLLMMSCYYNIVPLLGAQNDSSTGLIEVDVGLILDLDDILGKISHTCTSMALEDFYASGLQTRTTKIVLHPRDSKNDVVEAASAAIDLMRNVQVQAIIGLQTCTEADFVIDIGHKTQVPIISSATSPSLSPKDNPYFIRGAHNGSSQVQSLAAIVKAFSWREVVLIYEDTDYGRGIGPYLADSLLGVGSQVRYRSIMSLSATDDHILKELYNLKTKQTRVFVVHMLPSLASRLFLKVQEAEMMNKGYAWIITDGLTSRLESVDPKIIGLMQGVIGVKPYVPNSSELQNFTERWRKRFRQENPNIDRFELNMLGLWAYDSATMLAMAVDSSGISRSKFKKPVTTSNLADLAAIGSSEMGPRLLQSIKNTRFQGLSGEFNLVDGQLQPSAFQIVNVIGKGEREIGFWTRESGISKKLILARNGNYTTNKEDPGAIIWPGESNLVPKGWEIPTGEYKLRVGVPANSGFPKLVKVETDSETNVVDATGFCIDVFKEVIHSLPYAVPYDFVSFESDRPGSYDDLVHQIFLGNYDAVVGDVTILANRARFADFTLPFMESSVAMVVRIEDDERKNAWIFMKPLKLDLWLTTGAFFIFTGFVVWVLEHRVNKEFRGPAHKQVGMIFWFSFSTLVFAHKEKVVSNLSRFVVIVWVFVVLVLTSSYTASLTSMLTVQKLQPSVTSIMDLKMNKEYVGSQTGTFVNGLLKREGFDPSKLRNYSTFEEYDEALSTRSVAAIIDEVPYIRLFLANPLYCTKYTMVGPFFKTVGFGFAFPKGSPLVPDVSRAILNVTDGDKFTQIQSQLFREEVECAEQDGARVTSGSLNVESFKGLFLVAATSLSFALILFLSIFLYDNRVILASNNSSLWQKLIAMAKNFDREKENTYDASKKTNLANEGMTVASDRPESPSRLAEWIFIPDEGFATTKTNTPIHETIEMVEISEER